CAGTGGAATCCTCACAAGAAGATAGCTTTATCTTCATGGAACATAACTGTGCCATTTCCAATGTCGCTGAATCGTTCCCTAGCATCTGCGGTCATGAATTAGAAATGTTTGCAGCAATCCTACCAGATTGTCACGTAGAGCGCACCCATTGGATTATCGATGGTGAACATCGTTGCGGCTATTTGGTGCAAGCTAGACAAACACAATCACATTCAGTTTAAATCATGGCTAATAATTAATTAGTAAAGCTTCTTACTAATCAATAATTATTGATTGTCCATGAATCAACATTTAAATAGGTGTAAAAACTAAATATATGGATATACCACCCCAGCAACCAACAACCCAATTTCTCACCTTAGAAGAATCAGCAAAAGTAGATGCAGCTTTGTTATCTTCCTCAGAGAAATTTTTAACCAGAATAACAATTTCATCCCTTAAAGTCCTCAAGCATATTGCCCAAGAATACGGTGTAGCGATAGAAGACTTAACCACACAGCAACTGATTACCTGGTTTGAAACCGATGCCAAAATTAAACGAGAACAAGGAATAGAAGCCTCATACTTGAAATGGTAAAGCATTTCCTTCTCATTCTTCCATCTCAGTGTCCTCTGCGGTATGCGCTGCGCGCACGCTACGCGAACGTTTAAAAAATAAACCTAATATTTAACGGGAGCATCCCAATTTAGTAGAAATATAGAGACCGATGAAAAAACCCTATAAAACCCTCTTCCCTTGGCGTTCTTCTCCCAAGGGGAGACGCTACGCGAATGCGTCTTGGCGGTTCGTTCCTTCTAAACCAAAATCGCATAAATGCAATTTCCACAATAAAAAGCACCTAAAAAAGGCACTTTTAGCGATGAATTGTAGTGTACCAAAAATATTTAAGCCCGATAATTATTAGTTCTAGGACTGCGAGCGCCCACAACAGCACCCATAAGAGCCGCAGCTAAACTCAACAAAGAACCGAAGACAAACCACCATAAAGCCCTAGAAGTAGCCGCAGCAATTTGGCGAGCTTGTTCAGCCGTGACAGTAGTGGGCGGTACGGGAGCGCCTGGTTGAACTGCTTGGGGGGGTACAGCTACGACAACATTGGGAGCCACAACACCAAAAGTCCCCCAGACTCCACTCGCTAAGAGCCAAGAACTCAGAGCGATAGTAGTAGCCCAAAGAATTGCGCCATTGAGCAGGGCTGTATTCCGGTTCATGGGGCCACAAGTCCGAGTTGTCACCCAACCACCAACGAATAGGGAAATCAACAAAGCCAGAGTTGACCAAATTCCCACATTAGCAGCAACATCAGGGGTGATACTTCTGGGCGCTCCTGAACCAGCAATTGTACTTGCGCCGATAGCGCCAAATAAGGAACTCAAGATTAATTGAGTAGCTAAGGCCACTAAAACACCAGCAATTATTGGTCCCCAGCGCACCCGATCATGATATTCTGCTACTCTACCTGCTGCTGGTTCATTAATAACATCTTCGCCTAAGCGATTCATGTATGACATAGTTTATTTTCTCCATTGCTTTGTCAGCAAAGTTTTTTCTCAGTTATATTCATTTGATGATTCATGCTTATGCTTAAAATTAAATTCCCAGATATGATTTTTAATATCTATCAACAGAAGGAGTTAATTACTCTATCTTCAGCAGGATTAGCTCAAATTAATTAATAAATCTCTATGAAATTTATTGATTATTTATGTCTGATTTTTTGGGCTTTGATTGCATATTTAATTGTGATTTACGTATAGTTATAAATATATATTTAAAGCTTTGAAGATTCATTTTAATTGGATTTAACGTATTATAGCGATTCCCATCTCTATGAGGTACATGAAGAAATAATTGTCCACAGATGAACACAGATGAACACAGATATAGCAACCGCCAAGGTGCTTAGGACATGGAAAAAGTTTAAAACCCAGTCACAGTAGGGGCGGGTTTACTAATATCCTCCTTGATATTGAATGATATCTATAGTAATCCGCTTTGATTTTTGATAGCTTGCGTGGCGTAGCCATACCCGCCCCTACTTTTGACTTTTGACTTTTGACTTTTGCTATGATTACCCATTAGCTAGGAAGAAAATACCATTGACAAACTAACGCATTTTCACAGCAGTACCTGTGGCCGTAATCAATAATAAAACTCCGCTTTGATCAATATTGATTGTGCCGGTGTCAAATTCAATCCCAATTACAGCATCTGCGCCTAAACGCTGGGCGCGTTGTTCTAATTCTTCTATGGCTTTTCGCTGTCCCTGCTCAAATAAACGCTCATAGCTAGCAGTTCGACCACCGATAACATCTCGAATGCTGGCAAAAAAATCTCGGATGAAATTACTGCCATATACAACTTCGGCTGTCACAATACCTAAATATGATTCTATCACCGCACCTTGAATTACATCAGTCGTAGTTACAATCATAAATTAGCTCCTTCACTCAATTTTGGATTTTAGATTTTAGATTTTAGATTGACGCAATACATCAATGTAGTTGCTCAGAACCCTCTTAGTAGGTGAGTTCCAAACCCCCCGGCTCCGGTTCTCCCGGCTCCTCTACGTCTTTTGTGTCCGTAGATTCTCTAGTAGGATCATAGCAAGGCAAGATACCTGATATTTGTGTGGCGAGAAGTCCACAGGAAATCCACTGTCAACAAAAGGCATTTTGTCCAACCACAAATTAATTGGTGAGATATACTGAATACTTTATAATAATCAATCTGTGCTTTAGTATAAAGTCAGGAGGTTTTGTGCTGTTAAAAAGTATTTGAATTGACAGTTTATTTAATTTTCGTGAAGGTAAATAAATACAGTTTTCAAAACTCAAAATTTTTGTTTTAATTACAAAAAAAAAGTCCCCTAAAATTTCAGGAATTTTACTGTGTACAAACGCATATCGCTTGTAGTTGCTGTTCTGTCCTTAGGATTTAGTGCTGTTAGTATCCCCTCAGTGGCTCAGGCTCAGGTACTAATGGCGCAAACCACAAACCCCCAATTAAAGAGACTGTTTGAGGAGGGACAGAGGCTGGTGGCTGCTAATGACTATAATGGGGCGATCGCCATTTATCAACAAGCTGCTCAAATCGAGCCAAGGAATGCTAGAATTCATTCTGGGATTGGCTACCTCTATGCCCAACAAGGAAATTTTCCACCAGCCCTAGCTTCTTATCGTCGAGCGATCGCCATTGACGCTAATAATAGTGATTTTCATTACGCTGTGGGTTATATCAAAGTTAATATGGGTGACACCAAAGGCGCGAAAGAATCTTACCGTCGTGCTATCCAACTAAACCGTAACCATTTGAATGCTTATTTGGGTTTAGGTATCACTCAAGCCCGGATGGGAGACTTTACAGCCGCTAATTGGGCTTACGAACAAGCAATTAAACTTGCTCCCAATAATGCCCAAACTTACGAGTTTATGGCTTTAATGTATAAACAGCGACGACAAACCGCAAAAGCCAACAACTTGCTTAAAAAAGCTCGTAACTTGTATCAACGGCGAAATGACTCGGCTGGAGTCAACAGGATAGATGGGATGTTGCGGGAATTAGGAGGCTAAATCAGTTATCAGTTATCAGTTATCAGTTATCAAGGCTGATTTATGGGGATTTAGTCACGCCACCAAGGACTACTGCTCATCGGGTGTCATTGATTTAGGGGTGGTGGGAGTCTGATAGGCATTTTTTACAGCAGCCCAATTACTGGCAATTGGCATTCGCCAACCAGTACCAAAGGCGCGATCAGTAATTTTTAATCCTGGGGGTGCTTGTCGGCGTTTAAATTCAGCCCGCGCCACCATCTGAATTACTCGGTTGACAATTACCGGATCATGGCCTGCGGCGACAATTTGGGCTGCTGATTGGTGGTTGTGGATCAGGTGTTGCAAGATGTCGTCTAAGATTTCGTAGTCGGGTAGAGAATCTTGATCAATTTGACCGGGTTTAAGTTCAGCGCTGGGTGGTTTAGTGATAATATTTTGGGGGATAATTTCCCTAACGCGATTTAACCAATGGCAAAGTGCATAAACACGGGTTTTGGGAACATCAGCAATTACAGCCAACCCACCATTCATATCACCGTAAAGGGTGCAGTAACCTACTGCCATTTCTGATTTGTTACCAGTAGATAATAAGAGATAACCGAATTTGTTGGCGATCGCCATCAATAAATTACCACGAATCCGCGACTGGATATTCTCTTCAGCAATGCCAAATTCAGTCCCAGCAAACAAATCAGCTAAGGTGTGATCAAACCCTGCCATTAATTCCCCTATCTTTAAAATAGTGGTTTCAATACCCAGATTTTCCCCTAATGCCAAAGCATCGCTGACAGAATGTGATGAACTGTAGGGGGAAGGCATCAGGACACCGAAGACATTTTCTTTACCAAGGGCTACGGATGCGATCGCCGCGACTAAAGCCGAATCAATTCCCCCACTTAAACCCAGCACCACTTTAGAAAAACGGCACTTTTGGGCATAGTCTCGAACTCCCAACACCAAAGCTTGCCAAATTTCCTCTTCTTCTGACTGATATAGAGGTGCTACAGAACTCAACTGTAAATCTCGCTGCGCCTCATCAAATTGAACTATGATTAAATCAGTTGTAAAACCATTAGCACGACAGACAATTTCACCTTGACGATTCAAAGCAAAACTGCGCCCATCAAAAATTAAATCATCATTTCCCCCGACTTGATTAGTATAAATCATCGGTTGTTCAAAACGTAACGCACTATGTTTGAGCATAGATTCGCGATACTGCTGCTTACCAACACTGTAGGGTGAAGCAGATAAATTCACAATTACATCAACACGCAAAATTGCTAAATCAGCAATGGGATTGACCGGATAACTGCGTTTACCTAAAAAGTCTTCATCGTTCCATAAATCTTCGCAAATAGTTACACCAATATCAATATTATCTAGGGTGAAATAACTAGCTTGTAGCCCTGGTTCAAAATAGCGATTTTCATCAAATACATCATAAGTAGGTAAAAGCCGCTTATGAAAGACTTGCTTTACCTCACCATCTGCTAACAAAGCGATGCTATTAAATAAACCTTTAC
The window above is part of the Nodularia spumigena CCY9414 genome. Proteins encoded here:
- a CDS encoding tetratricopeptide repeat protein translates to MYKRISLVVAVLSLGFSAVSIPSVAQAQVLMAQTTNPQLKRLFEEGQRLVAANDYNGAIAIYQQAAQIEPRNARIHSGIGYLYAQQGNFPPALASYRRAIAIDANNSDFHYAVGYIKVNMGDTKGAKESYRRAIQLNRNHLNAYLGLGITQARMGDFTAANWAYEQAIKLAPNNAQTYEFMALMYKQRRQTAKANNLLKKARNLYQRRNDSAGVNRIDGMLRELGG
- a CDS encoding YbjQ family protein, encoding MIVTTTDVIQGAVIESYLGIVTAEVVYGSNFIRDFFASIRDVIGGRTASYERLFEQGQRKAIEELEQRAQRLGADAVIGIEFDTGTINIDQSGVLLLITATGTAVKMR
- a CDS encoding NAD+ synthase; this encodes MKIAIAQLNPIIGDLPGNAQKILSAAQKAAAKGARLLLTPELSLCGYPPRDLLLNPSFVAAMGMTLKQLATDLQPNLAVLVGTVSQNLKAHSTGGKGLFNSIALLADGEVKQVFHKRLLPTYDVFDENRYFEPGLQASYFTLDNIDIGVTICEDLWNDEDFLGKRSYPVNPIADLAILRVDVIVNLSASPYSVGKQQYRESMLKHSALRFEQPMIYTNQVGGNDDLIFDGRSFALNRQGEIVCRANGFTTDLIIVQFDEAQRDLQLSSVAPLYQSEEEEIWQALVLGVRDYAQKCRFSKVVLGLSGGIDSALVAAIASVALGKENVFGVLMPSPYSSSHSVSDALALGENLGIETTILKIGELMAGFDHTLADLFAGTEFGIAEENIQSRIRGNLLMAIANKFGYLLLSTGNKSEMAVGYCTLYGDMNGGLAVIADVPKTRVYALCHWLNRVREIIPQNIITKPPSAELKPGQIDQDSLPDYEILDDILQHLIHNHQSAAQIVAAGHDPVIVNRVIQMVARAEFKRRQAPPGLKITDRAFGTGWRMPIASNWAAVKNAYQTPTTPKSMTPDEQ